In the Rhodohalobacter sp. SW132 genome, AACCAGGTGATATTATTACGATCCGGCCGAAATCTCGTGACATGGAATTAATTACTGAATCTATCAGTAATAGTTCTCCTGGAAAATACAAGTGGCTGGAAATTGATAAAAAATCAATGACCGGAAAATATTTGAATGATCCGGCTAAAGATGAGATACCGGAAAACATCAACACTCAGTTGATTATCGAGCTCTACTCCAAATAATTTTATAACAGACTTAATCCACTATTTTATGAACAACTATAGTTTGCAAATGCCGGAATCTGTTGAGGTAGAACAAGATTCCGATAACTATGGAACATTTATTCTGCAGCCACTTGAACGGGGATTTGGAGTAACGATTGGAAACTCTTTCAGAAGAGTGCTGCTTTCATCTTTACCCGGACTGGCCATCACCGCTGTTAAAATTAACGGCGTTGATCATGAATATTCCAGTATTGAAGGTGTTAAAGAAGATGTTTACGAAATCATTTTGAACCTCAAACAGGTACGCTTTAAGCAGGTTGAACAGAGTGGTGGTGTGATTAACCTGTCGAAGACCGAATCCGGTAAGCTTACAGCCGAAGATATTGGTGAAGCGACAGCTGATTTTGAAGTTTTAAATCCTGAATTGCTTATCGCAACACTTTCCGATGACGTTCAGGTTGATATGGAGCTCAGAATCGGACGGGGCAGGGGATATGTTCCAGCAGAAGAAATGGCATCCGATTTTGAGGATGATGTAGCCCTGATGCCAATCGACGCTATATTTACTCCAATAAAATCAGTTGATTTTGATGTTGAGAATGTTCGGGTCGGACAAAGAACTGACTATGAAAAGCTTGTATTAAATGTAACTACTGATGGTTCTCTGAATGCGAAAGAAGCTCTAACGATTGCTGGTAAGATTTTAAAAGAGCATATCGAGAAATTTATTACCGAAAAAATCGAAGAGCCGTTTACGCAGGAAGAAGAGGAAGTAGATGCTGAAAAACAACGTATTGCAAGCCTCCTGAAGACAAGTATTGAAGATCTGAATTTGAGTGTTCGTGCATATAATTGCTTGAAGTCTGCAAACATTAATACTATTGCAGAACTGGTATCACGAGATGAGCAGGATCTTCTTAAGTTCAGAAACTTTGGTAAGAAGTCTTTGTCTGAACTCGTTGAAGTAATTGAAGAGAAAAATCTGGAATTCGGCATGGATGTGTCAAAATTCCTGGATAAATAATTGAGGATATTTCATTATGCGCCATTTAGTAAAAGGTAAAAAACTTGGTCGAAGCACTCCACACAGAGTAGCTACATTAAAGGCTCTTTCGTGCAGTTTGATTAAGCATAAACAAATTCAGACGACTGTTGCAAAAGCAAAGGAATTGCGACGGTACATTGAACCTGTTATTACTCGCTCCAAGGAAGATAATAGCCATAACCGCAGGGAAGCATTTTCAGCCCTTCAGGATAAAGATGCTGTAACGATTCTTTTTGACGAGGTAGGCCCTGCAGTTGGTGATCGACCAGGCGGATATACACGGGTGCTTAAACTGGGTTTTCGTTTAGGTGATAGTGCTGAGATGGCACTTATTGAACTTGTTGATTTTAGTGATTACGAACCGGAGAAGAAATCGGCTAAGAAGAAGCGTACACGTCGTGCAGGTAAGGCTAATAAGCCTACCAGTTCTGATGACAAAGGTACAGACAGCAAACCAGAAGAGAAGTCAGCTCCGGCTGCAGAGAAAGAAAAAACTGGTGAAACTGCTTCGAGTGATGAGCCTAAGGAAACTGAAAAAAAAGCAACAGAAGAAGTTTCTGAAAAGAAAGAAGAAACAAAAAACACAGCTGATGACGCAGATTCTGCGGATTCAGAAAGTGAAGAAG is a window encoding:
- the rplQ gene encoding 50S ribosomal protein L17, which gives rise to MRHLVKGKKLGRSTPHRVATLKALSCSLIKHKQIQTTVAKAKELRRYIEPVITRSKEDNSHNRREAFSALQDKDAVTILFDEVGPAVGDRPGGYTRVLKLGFRLGDSAEMALIELVDFSDYEPEKKSAKKKRTRRAGKANKPTSSDDKGTDSKPEEKSAPAAEKEKTGETASSDEPKETEKKATEEVSEKKEETKNTADDADSADSESEEEKK
- a CDS encoding DNA-directed RNA polymerase subunit alpha; translated protein: MNNYSLQMPESVEVEQDSDNYGTFILQPLERGFGVTIGNSFRRVLLSSLPGLAITAVKINGVDHEYSSIEGVKEDVYEIILNLKQVRFKQVEQSGGVINLSKTESGKLTAEDIGEATADFEVLNPELLIATLSDDVQVDMELRIGRGRGYVPAEEMASDFEDDVALMPIDAIFTPIKSVDFDVENVRVGQRTDYEKLVLNVTTDGSLNAKEALTIAGKILKEHIEKFITEKIEEPFTQEEEEVDAEKQRIASLLKTSIEDLNLSVRAYNCLKSANINTIAELVSRDEQDLLKFRNFGKKSLSELVEVIEEKNLEFGMDVSKFLDK